The following coding sequences are from one Humulus lupulus chromosome X, drHumLupu1.1, whole genome shotgun sequence window:
- the LOC133803966 gene encoding auxin-responsive protein IAA9-like isoform X1 has protein sequence MSPSLLGVGEDEGQSNASVLTSSTSMLSVEVKELNYMGLSDSSSVDCSVLSTVADKSKRSLNPKATELRLGLPGSSSPERDLELRQSSTQFNGKPLFPLYPSNDVHPNSSLQKTIVSGNKRGLADAMDGFTERKYNTNAEVNLMLSPRPISNLGLKTSSVIDNNGTQLAKANEAAPKIVQERPHAVNETRCTHNGSVNSSAPASKAQVVGWPPIRSFRKNSLAPISKNTDEVDGEASSRALYVKVSMDGAPFKRKIDLKNLSGYQDLSSTLEKKFSNFTLVSGQCGSHGALDKEMLKESKLKDLLHGSEYVLTYEDKDGDWMLVGDVPWEMFIGTCTKLRIMKGSDAIGLELNFVCSSKGHGEVREQELVGTTLY, from the exons ATGTCTCCATCACTGCTTGGTGTTGGGGAGGATGAGGGTCAGAGCAACGCTTCAGTGCTGACTTCATCAACTTCAATGTTAAGTGTAGAAGTTAAAGAGCTTAACTACATGGGATTATCAGATTCTTCTTCCGTGGACTGCTCAGTTCTGTCCACTGTAGCTGATAAGAGTAAAAGAAGTCTCAATCCGAAAGCTACAGAACTGAGGCTTGGGCTTCCTGGATCTTCGTCACCTGAAAGAGATCTAGAACTGAGACAAAGCTCAACTCAATTTAATGGGAAACCACTTTTCCCATTGTATCCTTCCAATGATGTACACCCCAATTCGTCATTGCAGAAAACAATTGTTTCAGGAAACAAAAGAGGATTGGCTGATGCTATGGACGGTTTCACAGAG AGAAAATATAATACAAATGCAGAGGTAAATTTGATGCTGTCGCCTAGGCCTATTTCAAATTTGGGATTGAAAACTAGTTCAGTAATTGATAACAATGGAACTCAACTAGCTAAAGCTAATGAGGCAGCTCCAAAGATAGTGCAAGAAAGGCCACACGCTGTGAATGAAACTAGATGTACCCATAATGGTTCTGTAAATAGTAGTGCCCCTGCATCAAA GGCACAAGTTGTGGGTTGGCCACCTATAAGATCATTCAGGAAGAACTCTCTAGCTCCTATTTCGAAGAACACTGATGAAGTAGATGGAGAAGCTAGTTCGAGGGCTCTCTATGTTAAGGTTAGCATGGATGGGGCTCCTTTTAAGAGGAAAATCGATTTGAAAAATCTCTCTGGATACCAGGATCTATCTTCTACTCTTGAGAAAAAATTCAGCAATTTCACCTTAG TCTCAGGTCAATGTGGATCACATGGAGCTCTGGATAAGGAGATGCTTAAAGAGAGCAAGCTGAAGGATCTGCTTCACGGCTCAGAATATGTTCTCACATATGAGGACAAAGATGGTGACTGGATGCTTGTTGGTGATGTTCCTTGGGA GATGTTTATTGGAACATGCACTAAGCTGAGGATTATGAAAGGCTCTGATGCCATTGGCCTAG AATTGAATTTTGTTTGCAGCTCCAAGGGCCATGGAGAAGTGCGAGAACAAGAACTAGTTGGTACAACGCTGTATTGA
- the LOC133803966 gene encoding auxin-responsive protein IAA9-like isoform X2, with amino-acid sequence MSPSLLGVGEDEGQSNASVLTSSTSMLSVEVKELNYMGLSDSSSVDCSVLSTVADKSKRSLNPKATELRLGLPGSSSPERDLELRQSSTQFNGKPLFPLYPSNDVHPNSSLQKTIVSGNKRGLADAMDGFTERKYNTNAEVNLMLSPRPISNLGLKTSSVIDNNGTQLAKANEAAPKIVQERPHAVNETRCTHNGSVNSSAPASKAQVVGWPPIRSFRKNSLAPISKNTDEVDGEASSRALYVKVSMDGAPFKRKIDLKNLSGYQDLSSTLEKKFSNFTLGQCGSHGALDKEMLKESKLKDLLHGSEYVLTYEDKDGDWMLVGDVPWEMFIGTCTKLRIMKGSDAIGLELNFVCSSKGHGEVREQELVGTTLY; translated from the exons ATGTCTCCATCACTGCTTGGTGTTGGGGAGGATGAGGGTCAGAGCAACGCTTCAGTGCTGACTTCATCAACTTCAATGTTAAGTGTAGAAGTTAAAGAGCTTAACTACATGGGATTATCAGATTCTTCTTCCGTGGACTGCTCAGTTCTGTCCACTGTAGCTGATAAGAGTAAAAGAAGTCTCAATCCGAAAGCTACAGAACTGAGGCTTGGGCTTCCTGGATCTTCGTCACCTGAAAGAGATCTAGAACTGAGACAAAGCTCAACTCAATTTAATGGGAAACCACTTTTCCCATTGTATCCTTCCAATGATGTACACCCCAATTCGTCATTGCAGAAAACAATTGTTTCAGGAAACAAAAGAGGATTGGCTGATGCTATGGACGGTTTCACAGAG AGAAAATATAATACAAATGCAGAGGTAAATTTGATGCTGTCGCCTAGGCCTATTTCAAATTTGGGATTGAAAACTAGTTCAGTAATTGATAACAATGGAACTCAACTAGCTAAAGCTAATGAGGCAGCTCCAAAGATAGTGCAAGAAAGGCCACACGCTGTGAATGAAACTAGATGTACCCATAATGGTTCTGTAAATAGTAGTGCCCCTGCATCAAA GGCACAAGTTGTGGGTTGGCCACCTATAAGATCATTCAGGAAGAACTCTCTAGCTCCTATTTCGAAGAACACTGATGAAGTAGATGGAGAAGCTAGTTCGAGGGCTCTCTATGTTAAGGTTAGCATGGATGGGGCTCCTTTTAAGAGGAAAATCGATTTGAAAAATCTCTCTGGATACCAGGATCTATCTTCTACTCTTGAGAAAAAATTCAGCAATTTCACCTTAG GTCAATGTGGATCACATGGAGCTCTGGATAAGGAGATGCTTAAAGAGAGCAAGCTGAAGGATCTGCTTCACGGCTCAGAATATGTTCTCACATATGAGGACAAAGATGGTGACTGGATGCTTGTTGGTGATGTTCCTTGGGA GATGTTTATTGGAACATGCACTAAGCTGAGGATTATGAAAGGCTCTGATGCCATTGGCCTAG AATTGAATTTTGTTTGCAGCTCCAAGGGCCATGGAGAAGTGCGAGAACAAGAACTAGTTGGTACAACGCTGTATTGA
- the LOC133803966 gene encoding auxin-responsive protein IAA9-like isoform X3, whose translation MSPSLLGVGEDEGQSNASVLTSSTSMLSVEVKELNYMGLSDSSSVDCSVLSTVADKSKRSLNPKATELRLGLPGSSSPERDLELRQSSTQFNGKPLFPLYPSNDVHPNSSLQKTIVSGNKRGLADAMDGFTERKYNTNAEVNLMLSPRPISNLGLKTSSVIDNNGTQLAKANEAAPKIVQERPHAVNETRCTHNGSVNSSAPASKAQVVGWPPIRSFRKNSLAPISKNTDEVDGEASSRALYVKVSMDGAPFKRKIDLKNLSGYQDLSSTLEKKFSNFTLVSGQCGSHGALDKEMLKESKLKDLLHGSEYVLTYEDKDGDWMLVGDVPWEMFIGTCTKLRIMKGSDAIGLGCDSAAFALPELILHFSET comes from the exons ATGTCTCCATCACTGCTTGGTGTTGGGGAGGATGAGGGTCAGAGCAACGCTTCAGTGCTGACTTCATCAACTTCAATGTTAAGTGTAGAAGTTAAAGAGCTTAACTACATGGGATTATCAGATTCTTCTTCCGTGGACTGCTCAGTTCTGTCCACTGTAGCTGATAAGAGTAAAAGAAGTCTCAATCCGAAAGCTACAGAACTGAGGCTTGGGCTTCCTGGATCTTCGTCACCTGAAAGAGATCTAGAACTGAGACAAAGCTCAACTCAATTTAATGGGAAACCACTTTTCCCATTGTATCCTTCCAATGATGTACACCCCAATTCGTCATTGCAGAAAACAATTGTTTCAGGAAACAAAAGAGGATTGGCTGATGCTATGGACGGTTTCACAGAG AGAAAATATAATACAAATGCAGAGGTAAATTTGATGCTGTCGCCTAGGCCTATTTCAAATTTGGGATTGAAAACTAGTTCAGTAATTGATAACAATGGAACTCAACTAGCTAAAGCTAATGAGGCAGCTCCAAAGATAGTGCAAGAAAGGCCACACGCTGTGAATGAAACTAGATGTACCCATAATGGTTCTGTAAATAGTAGTGCCCCTGCATCAAA GGCACAAGTTGTGGGTTGGCCACCTATAAGATCATTCAGGAAGAACTCTCTAGCTCCTATTTCGAAGAACACTGATGAAGTAGATGGAGAAGCTAGTTCGAGGGCTCTCTATGTTAAGGTTAGCATGGATGGGGCTCCTTTTAAGAGGAAAATCGATTTGAAAAATCTCTCTGGATACCAGGATCTATCTTCTACTCTTGAGAAAAAATTCAGCAATTTCACCTTAG TCTCAGGTCAATGTGGATCACATGGAGCTCTGGATAAGGAGATGCTTAAAGAGAGCAAGCTGAAGGATCTGCTTCACGGCTCAGAATATGTTCTCACATATGAGGACAAAGATGGTGACTGGATGCTTGTTGGTGATGTTCCTTGGGA GATGTTTATTGGAACATGCACTAAGCTGAGGATTATGAAAGGCTCTGATGCCATTGGCCTAG GATGCGATTCTGCAGCTTTTGCACTCCCAGAATTAATTCTTCACTTCTCTGAAACATAG
- the LOC133803966 gene encoding auxin-responsive protein IAA8-like isoform X5, whose product MSPSLLGVGEDEGQSNASVLTSSTSMLSVEVKELNYMGLSDSSSVDCSVLSTVADKSKRSLNPKATELRLGLPGSSSPERDLELRQSSTQFNGKPLFPLYPSNDVHPNSSLQKTIVSGNKRGLADAMDGFTERKYNTNAEVNLMLSPRPISNLGLKTSSVIDNNGTQLAKANEAAPKIVQERPHAVNETRCTHNGSVNSSAPASKAQVVGWPPIRSFRKNSLAPISKNTDEVDGEASSRALYVKVSMDGAPFKRKIDLKNLSGYQDLSSTLEKKFSNFTLGQCGSHGALDKEMLKESKLKDLLHGSEYVLTYEDKDGDWMLVGDVPWEMFIGTCTKLRIMKGSDAIGLAPRAMEKCENKN is encoded by the exons ATGTCTCCATCACTGCTTGGTGTTGGGGAGGATGAGGGTCAGAGCAACGCTTCAGTGCTGACTTCATCAACTTCAATGTTAAGTGTAGAAGTTAAAGAGCTTAACTACATGGGATTATCAGATTCTTCTTCCGTGGACTGCTCAGTTCTGTCCACTGTAGCTGATAAGAGTAAAAGAAGTCTCAATCCGAAAGCTACAGAACTGAGGCTTGGGCTTCCTGGATCTTCGTCACCTGAAAGAGATCTAGAACTGAGACAAAGCTCAACTCAATTTAATGGGAAACCACTTTTCCCATTGTATCCTTCCAATGATGTACACCCCAATTCGTCATTGCAGAAAACAATTGTTTCAGGAAACAAAAGAGGATTGGCTGATGCTATGGACGGTTTCACAGAG AGAAAATATAATACAAATGCAGAGGTAAATTTGATGCTGTCGCCTAGGCCTATTTCAAATTTGGGATTGAAAACTAGTTCAGTAATTGATAACAATGGAACTCAACTAGCTAAAGCTAATGAGGCAGCTCCAAAGATAGTGCAAGAAAGGCCACACGCTGTGAATGAAACTAGATGTACCCATAATGGTTCTGTAAATAGTAGTGCCCCTGCATCAAA GGCACAAGTTGTGGGTTGGCCACCTATAAGATCATTCAGGAAGAACTCTCTAGCTCCTATTTCGAAGAACACTGATGAAGTAGATGGAGAAGCTAGTTCGAGGGCTCTCTATGTTAAGGTTAGCATGGATGGGGCTCCTTTTAAGAGGAAAATCGATTTGAAAAATCTCTCTGGATACCAGGATCTATCTTCTACTCTTGAGAAAAAATTCAGCAATTTCACCTTAG GTCAATGTGGATCACATGGAGCTCTGGATAAGGAGATGCTTAAAGAGAGCAAGCTGAAGGATCTGCTTCACGGCTCAGAATATGTTCTCACATATGAGGACAAAGATGGTGACTGGATGCTTGTTGGTGATGTTCCTTGGGA GATGTTTATTGGAACATGCACTAAGCTGAGGATTATGAAAGGCTCTGATGCCATTGGCCTAG CTCCAAGGGCCATGGAGAAGTGCGAGAACAAGAACTAG
- the LOC133803966 gene encoding auxin-responsive protein IAA8-like isoform X4, whose product MSPSLLGVGEDEGQSNASVLTSSTSMLSVEVKELNYMGLSDSSSVDCSVLSTVADKSKRSLNPKATELRLGLPGSSSPERDLELRQSSTQFNGKPLFPLYPSNDVHPNSSLQKTIVSGNKRGLADAMDGFTERKYNTNAEVNLMLSPRPISNLGLKTSSVIDNNGTQLAKANEAAPKIVQERPHAVNETRCTHNGSVNSSAPASKAQVVGWPPIRSFRKNSLAPISKNTDEVDGEASSRALYVKVSMDGAPFKRKIDLKNLSGYQDLSSTLEKKFSNFTLVSGQCGSHGALDKEMLKESKLKDLLHGSEYVLTYEDKDGDWMLVGDVPWEMFIGTCTKLRIMKGSDAIGLAPRAMEKCENKN is encoded by the exons ATGTCTCCATCACTGCTTGGTGTTGGGGAGGATGAGGGTCAGAGCAACGCTTCAGTGCTGACTTCATCAACTTCAATGTTAAGTGTAGAAGTTAAAGAGCTTAACTACATGGGATTATCAGATTCTTCTTCCGTGGACTGCTCAGTTCTGTCCACTGTAGCTGATAAGAGTAAAAGAAGTCTCAATCCGAAAGCTACAGAACTGAGGCTTGGGCTTCCTGGATCTTCGTCACCTGAAAGAGATCTAGAACTGAGACAAAGCTCAACTCAATTTAATGGGAAACCACTTTTCCCATTGTATCCTTCCAATGATGTACACCCCAATTCGTCATTGCAGAAAACAATTGTTTCAGGAAACAAAAGAGGATTGGCTGATGCTATGGACGGTTTCACAGAG AGAAAATATAATACAAATGCAGAGGTAAATTTGATGCTGTCGCCTAGGCCTATTTCAAATTTGGGATTGAAAACTAGTTCAGTAATTGATAACAATGGAACTCAACTAGCTAAAGCTAATGAGGCAGCTCCAAAGATAGTGCAAGAAAGGCCACACGCTGTGAATGAAACTAGATGTACCCATAATGGTTCTGTAAATAGTAGTGCCCCTGCATCAAA GGCACAAGTTGTGGGTTGGCCACCTATAAGATCATTCAGGAAGAACTCTCTAGCTCCTATTTCGAAGAACACTGATGAAGTAGATGGAGAAGCTAGTTCGAGGGCTCTCTATGTTAAGGTTAGCATGGATGGGGCTCCTTTTAAGAGGAAAATCGATTTGAAAAATCTCTCTGGATACCAGGATCTATCTTCTACTCTTGAGAAAAAATTCAGCAATTTCACCTTAG TCTCAGGTCAATGTGGATCACATGGAGCTCTGGATAAGGAGATGCTTAAAGAGAGCAAGCTGAAGGATCTGCTTCACGGCTCAGAATATGTTCTCACATATGAGGACAAAGATGGTGACTGGATGCTTGTTGGTGATGTTCCTTGGGA GATGTTTATTGGAACATGCACTAAGCTGAGGATTATGAAAGGCTCTGATGCCATTGGCCTAG CTCCAAGGGCCATGGAGAAGTGCGAGAACAAGAACTAG
- the LOC133803966 gene encoding auxin-responsive protein IAA9-like isoform X7, with protein sequence MSPSLLGVGEDEGQSNASVLTSSTSMLSVEVKELNYMGLSDSSSVDCSVLSTVADKSKRSLNPKATELRLGLPGSSSPERDLELRQSSTQFNGKPLFPLYPSNDVHPNSSLQKTIVSGNKRGLADAMDGFTERKYNTNAEVNLMLSPRPISNLGLKTSSVIDNNGTQLAKANEAAPKIVQERPHAVNETRCTHNGSVNSSAPASKAQVVGWPPIRSFRKNSLAPISKNTDEVDGEASSRALYVKVSMDGAPFKRKIDLKNLSGYQDLSSTLEKKFSNFTLVSGQCGSHGALDKEMLKESKLKDLLHGSEYVLTYEDKDGDWMLVGDVPWDSKGHGEVREQELVGTTLY encoded by the exons ATGTCTCCATCACTGCTTGGTGTTGGGGAGGATGAGGGTCAGAGCAACGCTTCAGTGCTGACTTCATCAACTTCAATGTTAAGTGTAGAAGTTAAAGAGCTTAACTACATGGGATTATCAGATTCTTCTTCCGTGGACTGCTCAGTTCTGTCCACTGTAGCTGATAAGAGTAAAAGAAGTCTCAATCCGAAAGCTACAGAACTGAGGCTTGGGCTTCCTGGATCTTCGTCACCTGAAAGAGATCTAGAACTGAGACAAAGCTCAACTCAATTTAATGGGAAACCACTTTTCCCATTGTATCCTTCCAATGATGTACACCCCAATTCGTCATTGCAGAAAACAATTGTTTCAGGAAACAAAAGAGGATTGGCTGATGCTATGGACGGTTTCACAGAG AGAAAATATAATACAAATGCAGAGGTAAATTTGATGCTGTCGCCTAGGCCTATTTCAAATTTGGGATTGAAAACTAGTTCAGTAATTGATAACAATGGAACTCAACTAGCTAAAGCTAATGAGGCAGCTCCAAAGATAGTGCAAGAAAGGCCACACGCTGTGAATGAAACTAGATGTACCCATAATGGTTCTGTAAATAGTAGTGCCCCTGCATCAAA GGCACAAGTTGTGGGTTGGCCACCTATAAGATCATTCAGGAAGAACTCTCTAGCTCCTATTTCGAAGAACACTGATGAAGTAGATGGAGAAGCTAGTTCGAGGGCTCTCTATGTTAAGGTTAGCATGGATGGGGCTCCTTTTAAGAGGAAAATCGATTTGAAAAATCTCTCTGGATACCAGGATCTATCTTCTACTCTTGAGAAAAAATTCAGCAATTTCACCTTAG TCTCAGGTCAATGTGGATCACATGGAGCTCTGGATAAGGAGATGCTTAAAGAGAGCAAGCTGAAGGATCTGCTTCACGGCTCAGAATATGTTCTCACATATGAGGACAAAGATGGTGACTGGATGCTTGTTGGTGATGTTCCTTGGGA CTCCAAGGGCCATGGAGAAGTGCGAGAACAAGAACTAGTTGGTACAACGCTGTATTGA
- the LOC133803966 gene encoding auxin-responsive protein IAA9-like isoform X6 gives MSPSLLGVGEDEGQSNASVLTSSTSMLSVEVKELNYMGLSDSSSVDCSVLSTVADKSKRSLNPKATELRLGLPGSSSPERDLELRQSSTQFNGKPLFPLYPSNDVHPNSSLQKTIVSGNKRGLADAMDGFTERKYNTNAEVNLMLSPRPISNLGLKTSSVIDNNGTQLAKANEAAPKIVQERPHAVNETRCTHNGSVNSSAPASKAQVVGWPPIRSFRKNSLAPISKNTDEVDGEASSRALYVKVSMDGAPFKRKIDLKNLSGYQDLSSTLEKKFSNFTLVSGQCGSHGALDKEMLKESKLKDLLHGSEYVLTYEDKDGDWMLVGDVPWEMFIGTCTKLRIMKGSDAIGLDA, from the exons ATGTCTCCATCACTGCTTGGTGTTGGGGAGGATGAGGGTCAGAGCAACGCTTCAGTGCTGACTTCATCAACTTCAATGTTAAGTGTAGAAGTTAAAGAGCTTAACTACATGGGATTATCAGATTCTTCTTCCGTGGACTGCTCAGTTCTGTCCACTGTAGCTGATAAGAGTAAAAGAAGTCTCAATCCGAAAGCTACAGAACTGAGGCTTGGGCTTCCTGGATCTTCGTCACCTGAAAGAGATCTAGAACTGAGACAAAGCTCAACTCAATTTAATGGGAAACCACTTTTCCCATTGTATCCTTCCAATGATGTACACCCCAATTCGTCATTGCAGAAAACAATTGTTTCAGGAAACAAAAGAGGATTGGCTGATGCTATGGACGGTTTCACAGAG AGAAAATATAATACAAATGCAGAGGTAAATTTGATGCTGTCGCCTAGGCCTATTTCAAATTTGGGATTGAAAACTAGTTCAGTAATTGATAACAATGGAACTCAACTAGCTAAAGCTAATGAGGCAGCTCCAAAGATAGTGCAAGAAAGGCCACACGCTGTGAATGAAACTAGATGTACCCATAATGGTTCTGTAAATAGTAGTGCCCCTGCATCAAA GGCACAAGTTGTGGGTTGGCCACCTATAAGATCATTCAGGAAGAACTCTCTAGCTCCTATTTCGAAGAACACTGATGAAGTAGATGGAGAAGCTAGTTCGAGGGCTCTCTATGTTAAGGTTAGCATGGATGGGGCTCCTTTTAAGAGGAAAATCGATTTGAAAAATCTCTCTGGATACCAGGATCTATCTTCTACTCTTGAGAAAAAATTCAGCAATTTCACCTTAG TCTCAGGTCAATGTGGATCACATGGAGCTCTGGATAAGGAGATGCTTAAAGAGAGCAAGCTGAAGGATCTGCTTCACGGCTCAGAATATGTTCTCACATATGAGGACAAAGATGGTGACTGGATGCTTGTTGGTGATGTTCCTTGGGA GATGTTTATTGGAACATGCACTAAGCTGAGGATTATGAAAGGCTCTGATGCCATTGGCCTAG atgcctaa